Proteins from a genomic interval of Streptococcus oralis:
- a CDS encoding ABC transporter ATP-binding protein has product MLIKKIKTYKWQALASLMMTGLMVASSLLQPRYLQEVLEALLAGQNEAIYSIGAWLIGVALVGLVAGGVNVTLAAYIAQGVSSDLREDAFRKIQTFSYANIEQFNAGNLVVRMTNDINQIQNVVMMAFQILFRLPLLFIGSFILAVHTLPSLWWVIVLMVLLIFALTAIMMGMMGPRFAKFQTLLERINAIAKENLRGVRVVKSFVQEKAQFDKFTDVSDELLGQNLYIGYAFSVIEPVMMLVGYGAVFLSIWLVAGMAQSDPSVVGSIASFINYLSQIIFTIIMVGFLGNSVSRAMISLRRIREILDTEPAMTFKDLPDEELEGSLSFENVTFTYPNDDEPMLKNVTFEIAPGQMVGVVGATGAGKSTLAQLIPRLFDPQEGSIKIGGKDIRDVSEGTLRKTVSIVLQRAILFSGTIADNLRQGKGNASVSEMERAARIAQASEFIGRMENKFESQVEERGTNFSGGQKQRMSIARGIVSNPRILIFDDSTSALDAKSERLVQEALNKDLKGTTTIIIAQKISSVVHADKILVLDQGRLIGEGRHADLVANNAIYREIYETQKGKEE; this is encoded by the coding sequence ATGCTCATTAAAAAAATAAAAACCTATAAATGGCAAGCCTTGGCATCCTTAATGATGACAGGCTTGATGGTTGCGAGTTCGCTCTTGCAACCGCGCTATTTGCAAGAGGTGTTAGAGGCTTTGTTGGCCGGGCAAAATGAGGCTATTTATAGTATTGGCGCTTGGCTGATAGGAGTAGCCCTAGTCGGTCTGGTTGCAGGTGGGGTCAATGTAACGCTTGCAGCCTACATTGCTCAAGGAGTGTCTTCGGACCTTCGGGAAGACGCTTTTCGCAAGATCCAGACTTTTTCTTATGCCAATATCGAGCAGTTTAATGCGGGTAACCTTGTCGTCCGTATGACCAATGATATCAACCAGATTCAGAACGTGGTGATGATGGCTTTTCAAATCCTCTTCCGTCTTCCTCTTCTCTTCATCGGTTCTTTTATCTTGGCGGTTCACACTCTTCCATCACTTTGGTGGGTAATTGTCCTCATGGTGCTCCTAATCTTTGCACTAACTGCCATCATGATGGGGATGATGGGGCCACGATTTGCTAAGTTTCAAACCCTTCTTGAACGGATCAATGCTATCGCTAAGGAAAATCTACGTGGTGTGCGCGTAGTCAAATCCTTTGTACAAGAAAAAGCACAATTTGACAAATTTACCGATGTTTCTGATGAACTTCTCGGCCAAAATCTTTATATCGGTTATGCCTTCTCAGTTATAGAACCCGTTATGATGCTAGTCGGCTATGGGGCAGTCTTCCTCTCTATCTGGTTGGTGGCAGGTATGGCTCAGTCAGATCCATCTGTTGTGGGCTCGATTGCTTCCTTTATCAACTATCTAAGCCAGATTATCTTTACCATCATCATGGTTGGATTTTTAGGAAATTCTGTCAGTCGTGCCATGATTTCCTTGCGTCGTATCCGCGAAATTCTAGATACCGAGCCAGCGATGACCTTTAAAGATCTCCCAGACGAAGAGTTAGAAGGAAGTCTCTCTTTTGAAAATGTAACCTTCACCTATCCCAATGACGATGAGCCTATGCTGAAGAATGTAACCTTTGAAATTGCGCCTGGTCAGATGGTGGGTGTGGTTGGGGCGACTGGAGCAGGGAAGTCCACCCTAGCTCAGTTAATTCCGCGACTTTTTGATCCACAGGAGGGATCTATCAAGATTGGTGGCAAGGATATTCGAGACGTCAGCGAGGGAACCTTGCGTAAAACAGTTTCCATTGTCTTGCAACGTGCTATTCTCTTTAGCGGGACCATTGCAGATAATCTCCGTCAAGGAAAAGGCAATGCCAGCGTGTCAGAAATGGAACGTGCGGCACGGATTGCCCAAGCCAGTGAATTTATCGGACGCATGGAAAACAAATTTGAGAGTCAGGTCGAAGAACGTGGCACCAACTTTTCTGGTGGACAAAAACAACGGATGTCCATTGCCCGTGGGATTGTCAGCAATCCCCGTATCCTGATTTTTGACGATTCGACTTCGGCCTTGGATGCTAAGTCAGAAAGACTCGTACAGGAAGCTTTGAACAAAGATCTGAAAGGGACGACGACGATTATCATCGCTCAAAAGATCAGTTCAGTCGTCCATGCAGACAAGATTTTGGTCTTGGATCAAGGGCGTTTGATTGGAGAAGGACGGCATGCAGACTTGGTAGCTAACAATGCCATCTACCGCGAAATCTACGAAACACAAAAGGGAAAGGAGGAATAA
- a CDS encoding ABC transporter ATP-binding protein produces the protein MKTVRFFWNYFKVYKFSFVIVILMVAVATIAQALFPVFSGQAVTELANLVLAYQNGTSELAWQSLSALMLNLALVVLALVVSSLIYMTLMTRVIAESTNEMRKGLFGKLSRLTVSFFDRHQDGDILSRFTSDLDNILQAFNESLVQVMSNIALYIGLIFVMFSRNVTLALITVASTPVAFLMLVFIVKMARKYTNLQQKEVGKLNAYMDESISGQKAVIVQGIQDDIVAGFVEQNERVRKATFKGRMFSGILFPVMNGMSLVNTAIVIFAGSAVLLNDPSIETTTALGLIVMFTQFSQQYYQPIIQVAASWGSLQLAFTGADRIQEMFDAEEEVRPQNAPAFTELREGVEISHIDFSYVPDKPILKDVTISAPKGQMVAVVGPTGSGKTTIMNLINRFYDVDAGSISFDGKDIRDYDLDSLRSKVGIVLQDSVLFSGTIRDNIRFGVPDASQEMVEAAAKATHIHDYIESLPDKYDTLIDDEQNIFSTGQKQLISIARTLMTDPQVLILDEATSNVDTVTESKIQHAMEAIVAGRTSFVIAHRLKTILNADQIIVLKDGEVIERGNHHELLKLGGFYSELYHNQFVFE, from the coding sequence ATGAAAACCGTTCGATTTTTCTGGAATTATTTTAAAGTTTACAAGTTCTCCTTTGTCATTGTGATTCTGATGGTTGCAGTTGCGACGATTGCCCAAGCCCTCTTTCCAGTTTTTTCAGGTCAAGCAGTGACGGAGCTCGCTAACCTAGTTCTAGCTTATCAAAATGGAACTTCCGAACTAGCCTGGCAGAGTTTATCAGCTCTGATGCTGAATCTAGCTCTGGTTGTCCTCGCCCTAGTGGTATCCAGTTTGATTTACATGACCTTGATGACCCGTGTGATTGCTGAGTCGACAAATGAGATGCGTAAGGGCCTCTTTGGCAAACTTTCTCGTTTAACGGTTTCTTTCTTTGACCGCCATCAGGATGGCGATATTCTTTCTCGCTTCACAAGTGACTTGGACAACATCCTTCAAGCCTTCAATGAAAGCCTAGTTCAGGTCATGAGCAATATTGCTCTTTACATCGGTTTGATTTTTGTCATGTTTTCAAGAAATGTGACGCTAGCCCTGATAACAGTAGCCAGTACTCCAGTGGCCTTTCTCATGTTGGTCTTCATCGTGAAAATGGCCCGCAAGTACACCAATCTCCAGCAAAAAGAGGTTGGGAAACTCAACGCCTACATGGACGAAAGCATTTCTGGGCAGAAAGCTGTTATCGTACAAGGTATTCAAGACGACATCGTAGCAGGCTTTGTGGAGCAAAATGAGCGCGTACGCAAGGCAACCTTTAAAGGGAGAATGTTCTCAGGCATCCTCTTCCCAGTTATGAATGGGATGAGCTTGGTCAACACAGCCATCGTCATTTTTGCAGGTTCGGCTGTCTTGCTGAACGATCCAAGTATCGAAACAACGACAGCCCTAGGTTTGATCGTCATGTTTACCCAATTTTCTCAGCAGTATTACCAGCCGATTATCCAGGTGGCTGCGAGTTGGGGGAGCCTCCAGTTGGCCTTTACCGGAGCGGATCGTATCCAAGAAATGTTTGATGCAGAAGAAGAGGTTCGTCCGCAAAATGCACCAGCCTTTACGGAATTACGAGAAGGTGTTGAAATCAGTCACATTGATTTCTCTTATGTGCCAGACAAGCCGATTTTAAAAGATGTCACCATTTCAGCTCCTAAGGGGCAGATGGTAGCAGTTGTCGGTCCGACAGGTTCAGGGAAAACGACCATCATGAACCTCATCAATCGTTTCTACGATGTGGATGCAGGTAGCATTTCCTTTGATGGGAAAGACATTCGTGACTACGATTTGGACAGCCTGCGGAGCAAGGTCGGGATTGTCTTGCAGGATTCGGTCTTGTTTAGCGGAACGATTCGGGATAATATCCGCTTCGGTGTGCCAGATGCCAGTCAGGAAATGGTCGAAGCAGCTGCCAAGGCAACTCATATTCATGACTATATCGAAAGCCTGCCTGATAAGTATGATACCCTTATTGATGATGAGCAAAATATCTTCTCGACTGGGCAGAAACAATTGATTTCCATCGCTCGAACTCTGATGACTGATCCTCAAGTCTTAATCTTAGATGAAGCGACTTCCAATGTCGATACCGTAACAGAGAGCAAGATCCAACATGCCATGGAGGCGATTGTAGCAGGACGAACCAGTTTTGTCATTGCCCATCGTCTCAAGACCATCCTCAATGCCGACCAGATTATTGTCCTCAAAGATGGAGAGGTCATTGAACGTGGGAATCATCATGAGTTGCTCAAACTCGGCGGTTTCTACTCAGAACTCTATCACAATCAATTCGTCTTTGAATAA
- a CDS encoding gamma-glutamyl-gamma-aminobutyrate hydrolase family protein: protein MARTVVGVAANLCPVDAEGKNIHSSVSCKFAESIRQVGGLPLVIPVGDESVVRDYVEMIDKLILTGGQNVHPQFYGEKKTIESDDYNLVRDEFELALLKEALRQDKPILAICRGVQLVNVAFGGTLNQEIEGHWQGLPFGTSHSIETVEGSVVAKLFGKESQVNSVHRQSIKDLAPNFRVTAIDPRDQTIEAIESIDEHRIIGLQWHPEFLVNEEDGNLELFEYLLNEL from the coding sequence ATGGCTAGAACGGTTGTAGGAGTTGCTGCAAATCTATGTCCAGTAGATGCAGAAGGGAAAAACATTCATTCATCTGTATCCTGTAAATTTGCAGAGAGCATTCGTCAGGTCGGAGGTCTTCCTTTAGTGATTCCTGTAGGGGATGAGTCCGTTGTGCGAGATTATGTGGAAATGATTGACAAACTCATCTTGACAGGTGGACAAAATGTCCATCCTCAGTTTTATGGAGAGAAAAAAACCATTGAGAGCGATGATTACAACCTAGTGCGAGATGAGTTTGAACTGGCCCTCTTGAAAGAAGCTCTTCGTCAGGACAAGCCCATTTTAGCAATCTGCCGCGGTGTTCAACTTGTCAATGTTGCCTTTGGTGGGACCCTCAATCAAGAAATCGAAGGTCACTGGCAAGGACTGCCTTTCGGAACATCTCACTCTATTGAGACAGTAGAAGGAAGTGTGGTGGCTAAGCTATTTGGAAAAGAAAGTCAGGTCAATTCCGTCCATCGTCAAAGCATTAAAGATTTGGCACCTAATTTCCGTGTAACTGCTATTGATCCAAGAGACCAGACCATTGAAGCGATTGAGTCTATCGACGAACATCGCATTATCGGTTTACAGTGGCATCCAGAGTTTCTGGTTAATGAAGAAGATGGCAATTTAGAACTATTTGAGTATTTATTGAATGAACTGTAA
- a CDS encoding glucose-6-phosphate isomerase, whose amino-acid sequence MSHIKFDYSKVLDKFVAPHEVEYMQAQVTAADELIRKGTGAGSDFLGWLDLPENYDREEFDRILKAAEQIKSDSDVLVVIGIGGSYLGAKAAIDFLNHHFANLQTKEERKAPQILYAGNSISSTYLADLVEYVADKDFSVNVISKSGTTTEPAIAFRVFKELLVKKYGQEEANKRIYATTDRQKGAVKVEADANGWETFVVPDDIGGRFSVLTAVGLLPIAASGADIKALMEGANAARKDYTSDKITENEAYQYAAVRNILYRKGYATEILVNYEPSLQYFSEWWKQLAGESEGKDQKGIYPTSANFSTDLHSLGQFIQEGTRIMFETVVRVDKPRKNVIIPTLEEDLDGLGYLQGKDVDFVNKKATDGVLLAHTDGDVPNMYVTLPEQDAFTLGYTIYFFELAIALSGYLNAINPFDQPGVEAYKRNMFALLGKPGFEELSKELNARL is encoded by the coding sequence ATGTCACATATTAAATTTGATTATTCAAAAGTTTTAGACAAATTTGTTGCCCCACATGAAGTGGAATACATGCAAGCACAAGTAACAGCTGCAGACGAATTGATTCGTAAAGGAACTGGTGCTGGTAGCGACTTTTTGGGTTGGTTGGACCTTCCTGAAAACTACGACCGCGAAGAATTCGACCGCATCTTGAAAGCTGCTGAGCAAATCAAGTCAGATAGCGATGTTTTGGTGGTGATCGGTATCGGTGGATCATACCTTGGTGCCAAAGCAGCTATTGACTTCTTGAACCACCACTTTGCTAACTTACAAACAAAAGAAGAGCGTAAAGCGCCACAAATCCTTTACGCTGGAAACTCAATTTCATCTACTTACCTTGCTGACTTGGTAGAGTACGTAGCTGACAAAGACTTCTCAGTAAACGTGATTTCTAAATCAGGTACAACAACAGAACCAGCCATCGCTTTCCGTGTCTTTAAAGAACTCTTGGTTAAGAAATACGGTCAAGAAGAAGCTAACAAACGTATCTACGCTACAACTGACCGCCAAAAAGGTGCTGTTAAGGTTGAAGCAGATGCCAACGGTTGGGAAACATTTGTTGTTCCAGATGACATCGGTGGACGCTTCTCAGTCTTGACAGCAGTTGGTTTGCTTCCAATCGCAGCATCAGGAGCTGACATCAAAGCCCTTATGGAAGGTGCGAATGCAGCTCGTAAAGACTACACTTCAGACAAGATTACTGAAAATGAAGCTTACCAATACGCAGCAGTTCGTAACATCCTTTACCGTAAAGGCTACGCTACTGAAATCTTGGTAAACTACGAGCCATCACTTCAATACTTCTCAGAATGGTGGAAACAATTGGCTGGTGAGTCAGAAGGGAAAGACCAAAAAGGTATTTACCCAACTTCAGCAAACTTCTCAACTGACTTGCACTCATTGGGTCAATTTATCCAAGAAGGAACTCGTATCATGTTTGAAACAGTTGTCCGTGTTGACAAACCACGTAAGAACGTGATCATTCCTACTTTGGAAGAAGACCTTGATGGGCTTGGTTACCTTCAAGGAAAAGACGTTGACTTTGTAAACAAAAAAGCAACTGACGGTGTTCTTCTTGCCCACACAGACGGTGATGTACCAAACATGTACGTAACCCTTCCAGAGCAAGATGCCTTCACTCTTGGTTATACTATTTACTTCTTCGAATTGGCAATTGCTCTTTCAGGTTACTTGAATGCCATCAACCCATTTGACCAACCAGGTGTTGAAGCATACAAACGCAACATGTTTGCCCTTCTTGGAAAACCAGGATTTGAAGAATTGAGCAAAGAGCTTAACGCACGTCTATAG
- the gltX gene encoding glutamate--tRNA ligase: MSKDIRVRYAPSPTGLLHIGNARTALFNYLYARHHGGTFIIRIEDTDRKRHVEDGERSQLENLRWLGMDWDESPETHENYRQSERLELYQKYIDQLLAEGKAYKSYVTEEELAAERERQEAAGETPRYINEYLGMSEEEKAAYIAKREAAGIIPTVRLAVNEAGIYKWHDMVKGDIEFEGGNIGGDWVIQKKDGYPTYNFAVVIDDHDMQISHVIRGDDHIANTPKQLMVYEALGWDAPEFGHMTLIINSETGKKLSKRDTNTLQFIEDYRKKGYLSEAVFNFIALLGWNPGGEDEIFSREELIKLFDENRLSKSPAAFDQKKLDWMSNDYIKRADLATIFEMAKPFLEEAGRLTDKSEKMVELYKPQMKSVDEIVPLTDLFFADFPELTDAEREVMAGETVPVVLEAFKAKLEAMTDEEFVTENIFPQIKAVQKETGIKGKNLFMPIRIAVSGEMHGPELPDTIYLLGREKSIQHIDNMLKEISK, from the coding sequence ATGTCAAAAGATATCCGCGTACGCTACGCACCAAGCCCAACAGGACTACTACACATCGGAAATGCCCGTACAGCATTATTCAACTACCTTTACGCACGCCATCATGGTGGAACTTTTATTATTCGTATCGAAGATACCGACCGTAAACGCCATGTCGAAGACGGAGAGCGTTCACAACTTGAAAACCTTCGTTGGTTAGGCATGGATTGGGATGAAAGTCCAGAAACTCATGAAAACTATCGCCAATCAGAGCGTTTGGAACTCTATCAAAAATACATCGACCAATTGCTAGCTGAAGGAAAAGCCTACAAATCTTACGTTACAGAAGAAGAGTTGGCAGCTGAGCGCGAACGCCAAGAAGCAGCTGGCGAAACACCACGCTACATCAATGAATATCTTGGCATGAGCGAAGAAGAAAAGGCGGCTTACATTGCAAAACGTGAAGCAGCTGGTATTATCCCAACCGTTCGCTTAGCCGTCAATGAAGCTGGTATTTACAAATGGCATGACATGGTCAAAGGCGATATCGAATTTGAAGGTGGCAATATCGGCGGTGACTGGGTGATCCAGAAGAAGGATGGCTACCCAACTTATAACTTTGCTGTCGTTATCGATGATCACGATATGCAAATTTCTCATGTTATCCGTGGAGATGACCACATCGCCAACACACCCAAACAGCTCATGGTTTATGAAGCGCTTGGTTGGGATGCACCTGAGTTCGGTCACATGACCTTGATTATCAACTCTGAAACTGGTAAAAAATTGTCTAAACGCGACACCAATACCCTTCAGTTTATCGAAGACTACCGTAAAAAAGGCTATTTGTCAGAAGCAGTCTTTAACTTTATCGCTCTTCTTGGTTGGAACCCAGGTGGCGAAGATGAAATTTTCTCACGTGAGGAATTGATTAAACTCTTTGATGAAAATCGTCTCAGCAAGTCACCAGCAGCCTTCGATCAGAAGAAACTAGACTGGATGAGCAACGACTACATCAAGAGAGCTGACTTAGCAACTATCTTTGAGATGGCAAAACCATTCCTAGAAGAAGCAGGGCGTTTGACTGACAAGTCTGAAAAAATGGTGGAACTCTACAAACCACAAATGAAGTCAGTGGATGAAATTGTTCCATTGACAGATCTTTTCTTTGCAGATTTCCCAGAGTTGACAGACGCTGAGCGCGAGGTCATGGCAGGAGAAACCGTTCCGGTTGTTCTAGAAGCCTTCAAAGCGAAATTAGAAGCAATGACAGATGAGGAATTTGTGACAGAAAACATCTTCCCGCAAATCAAAGCAGTTCAAAAAGAAACAGGTATTAAAGGGAAAAACCTCTTCATGCCGATTCGTATTGCAGTATCAGGTGAAATGCATGGACCAGAACTTCCAGATACGATTTACCTATTAGGTCGTGAGAAATCTATCCAGCATATTGATAATATGCTCAAAGAGATTTCTAAATAA
- a CDS encoding cytidine deaminase family protein — MDTWEKMYEEARTLYNPHEVSDFVYANHVVAAVEAEDGQIFAGFCMEGTCGVFHLCAERAALFNMYQFSGQTKVKKILAFRDKPPYGESSGMPCGACREFLLELNAENKEAEFMMDYKTRKTIKVAELVPYWWGEERATNWQDK; from the coding sequence ATGGATACATGGGAAAAGATGTATGAAGAAGCGCGAACCTTATACAATCCCCATGAAGTTTCTGACTTTGTTTATGCTAACCATGTCGTTGCCGCAGTAGAAGCAGAAGATGGTCAGATATTCGCAGGATTTTGTATGGAGGGCACTTGTGGCGTTTTTCATCTCTGTGCAGAACGAGCAGCTCTCTTCAATATGTATCAATTTTCAGGACAAACTAAAGTTAAGAAAATCCTCGCCTTTCGAGACAAACCACCCTATGGTGAAAGTTCAGGTATGCCCTGTGGCGCATGTAGAGAATTTCTCTTAGAATTGAATGCTGAAAATAAAGAAGCAGAGTTCATGATGGACTACAAAACAAGAAAAACAATCAAAGTTGCCGAGTTGGTCCCATACTGGTGGGGAGAGGAACGTGCGACTAATTGGCAAGATAAATAG